A portion of the Leucoraja erinacea ecotype New England chromosome 9, Leri_hhj_1, whole genome shotgun sequence genome contains these proteins:
- the LOC129700361 gene encoding glutathione peroxidase 2-like: protein MAKAVKSFYDLTAVTLDGDKVDFNVYRGRVVLIENVASLUGTTTRDYTQLNELQTRYSHRFVVLGFPCNQFGFQENCQNVEILNSLKYVRPGGGYQPNFTMFQKCDVNGAGTHPVFAYLKEKLPVPADDPTSLMKDPKYIIWSPVCRTDISWNFEKFLIGPDGEPFKRYSKSFETIQIEADIQRLLKVTK from the exons ATGGCTAAGGCAGTCAAGTCTTTCTACGACCTCACAGCCGTCACCCTGGACGGCGACAAAGTGGACTTCAATGTCTACAGAGGCAGAGTGGTGTTGATCGAGAACGTCGCTTCTCTCTGAGGCACGACCACGAGGGATTACACCCAACTCAACGAGTTGCAGACGCGATACTCGCATCGCTTCGTTGTACTGGGCTTCCCTTGTAACCAGTTCGGCTTCCAG GAGAACTGTCAGAATGTGGAGATACTTAACAGTCTGAAGTATGTGCGACCCGGAGGTGGCTATCAGCCCAACTTCACCATGTTCCAGAAGTGCGATGTTAATGGTGCGGGCACGCATCCCGTCTTTGCGTACCTGAAGGAGAAGCTGCCTGTTCCTGCCGATGATCCCACTTCCTTGATGAAAGATCCCAAATACATCATATGGAGCCCTGTCTGCCGCACGGACATCTCTTGGAATTTCGAGAAGTTCCTCATTGGACCAGACGGAGAACCTTTCAAACGCTACAGTAAATCATTTGAAACCATCCAGATTGAAGCCGACATCCAAAGATTACTTAAAGTAACCAAGTAA